In Microvenator marinus, one genomic interval encodes:
- a CDS encoding Gfo/Idh/MocA family protein: MNTLPTIAIVGCGRVAPRHFDSLPGRFRLVGVCDVDSEARARASQTYDVPGYASLEAMFAEETPDVVALATPSGLHPEQAIFCAQRGVHVITEKPMAIRWQDAQRMVHAFEAHGARLFEVKQNRFSPQWMYLKKVLSEGGLGRVHSIQANLFWARPQAYYDLAAWRGTWEMDGGALMNQAIHHVDVVRWLFGPVESVQAMSATLARRIEVEDTAAVQMRFRSGAIGSMHVSMLAPNTNFEASLTVIAEKGLIRLGGELCDQVLTWDADIERPAEVGAAESPYGNGHPLFYQDVHEALTEGRRGLLEGREGLKALEIIIAAYRSASEGRRISLPLEDTL, encoded by the coding sequence ATGAATACTTTACCAACTATCGCCATTGTGGGTTGCGGGCGCGTGGCGCCGCGTCATTTCGATTCGTTGCCGGGCCGATTTCGGCTGGTGGGGGTCTGCGATGTGGATTCCGAGGCGCGGGCGCGGGCGAGTCAAACCTACGACGTGCCGGGGTATGCGAGCCTTGAGGCGATGTTCGCCGAGGAGACGCCGGACGTGGTGGCGCTGGCCACGCCGAGCGGACTTCATCCCGAGCAAGCCATTTTCTGTGCTCAACGTGGCGTGCATGTGATCACCGAGAAACCGATGGCGATTCGCTGGCAGGACGCGCAGCGTATGGTTCATGCGTTTGAGGCCCACGGTGCGCGGCTTTTCGAGGTCAAACAAAACCGTTTTAGCCCGCAATGGATGTACTTGAAAAAGGTGCTGAGCGAAGGTGGGCTCGGCCGCGTTCACTCGATTCAAGCCAATCTTTTTTGGGCGCGCCCACAGGCGTACTACGACCTCGCCGCGTGGCGCGGCACGTGGGAGATGGACGGCGGGGCGCTGATGAACCAGGCGATTCACCACGTAGATGTGGTGCGCTGGCTTTTTGGCCCCGTGGAGAGTGTTCAGGCGATGAGCGCGACGCTCGCGAGGCGCATCGAGGTTGAGGATACAGCGGCGGTGCAAATGCGTTTTCGCTCAGGCGCCATTGGGTCCATGCACGTCTCGATGCTCGCCCCGAATACGAACTTTGAAGCCTCGCTGACGGTCATCGCCGAGAAGGGGCTGATCCGCCTCGGCGGCGAGCTTTGCGATCAGGTTTTGACCTGGGACGCCGATATCGAGCGGCCGGCAGAAGTTGGAGCAGCCGAGTCGCCTTATGGAAACGGACACCCACTTTTTTATCAGGACGTCCACGAGGCGCTAACCGAGGGCCGGCGCGGCTTGCTCGAGGGACGCGAAGGTCTCAAGGCGCTCGAAATCATCATCGCTGCGTATCGTTCGGCTAGCGAAGGCCGACGCATCAGCTTGCCTCTAGAGGATACCCTATGA
- the msrA gene encoding peptide-methionine (S)-S-oxide reductase MsrA encodes MRVFLILVFLSLVSGCPKSSPPETQPDQSVTAAAEEPAASAAERPSVNPELTAEALAPEGMGIATFAGGCFWCMEKPFEVIDGVKAVYSGYTAGPEVNPTYKEVAYGRTGHTEAVRIVYDPAKVEYELLLKVFWRNIDPTQVNGQFVDKGKQYRSGIYTHDAAQAAAVEASLAEVRAKFDKPIVTEIQAAGPFYPAEEYHQDFYIKDPSHYQRYRSGSGRDAFLERVWGEEAGGYSLHGGK; translated from the coding sequence ATGCGCGTTTTCCTAATTTTGGTGTTCTTGAGTCTGGTGAGTGGTTGTCCAAAGTCGAGCCCACCTGAAACCCAGCCCGACCAATCCGTCACAGCTGCAGCCGAGGAGCCGGCTGCTAGCGCTGCTGAGCGCCCATCGGTTAACCCCGAGTTGACCGCTGAGGCCCTGGCCCCAGAAGGCATGGGTATCGCTACGTTTGCCGGCGGGTGCTTTTGGTGCATGGAGAAACCATTTGAGGTCATCGACGGCGTCAAGGCGGTCTACTCCGGCTATACGGCGGGCCCCGAGGTCAACCCGACCTACAAAGAGGTGGCCTATGGCCGAACTGGCCATACCGAAGCCGTGCGAATTGTCTACGACCCCGCGAAAGTCGAGTACGAGCTCCTCCTGAAAGTCTTCTGGAGGAATATCGACCCGACTCAGGTCAACGGGCAGTTCGTGGATAAGGGCAAGCAGTACCGAAGCGGGATCTACACGCACGACGCGGCACAGGCTGCCGCCGTAGAGGCGAGTCTGGCCGAAGTTCGGGCCAAATTCGACAAGCCGATCGTCACAGAAATTCAGGCCGCGGGCCCCTTCTATCCGGCCGAAGAATACCACCAGGATTTCTACATCAAGGACCCGTCACACTATCAGCGATATCGCAGCGGGTCTGGTCGCGACGCTTTTCTAGAGCGCGTCTGGGGTGAAGAGGCTGGCGGCTACAGCCTGCACGGCGGCAAATGA
- a CDS encoding L,D-transpeptidase family protein, translating to MSFKKNTFRTLLWAAGFSLALAACEKPAPPVGPEVAQTFVTEWAPSLEQTLSDRTEGASIQADLKAVIEAAAEREKAKTTRDKPPYDQFVKEIYEELEYKPRLVVHGELTPRGEAIWGAIQEIEDHVLDPRNYPLAEISAAMEELKKHTGGEHESLAPTQEELAPLVQWVAEQPTDEFVVGPESHEKLTQELLDSPQGERLKKAMKEHEELGKKIAKSSSKVEYLLASALARYSHEMKHFQARKIFIHPREDDYYNDPEIKKSRPDKDKAPYLAGQIWRRAAAVAEAAHEPVAYTHREIRNTLNVVITSDDDPAAHVKSLEPQQPQYRPLLKEYKRYRGIVKAGGWPEVKAVKNLKPGSKSDTAKALKERLKIEGYFPENKAINDVYDADLEEAIKAYQETHQMPVTGKPHTMFWKSLNVPAERRLEQIRLNVQRWRDTNIRHEEDEVYVFINVADFHAEIWENQELARRHRVVVGNNDRVCDPETKECQNANRTPVPLAAYIDRAIYNPYWNVTPRIRKEEILPKVKKYVQAKYDKIKEKAAQQAMAPRISPLAPTEQTLTNSLGTGQAQPANDTLVGRPPVQAQPAQQPSQQPTQGFGPLSPDAAAPSSDPLAGLPYYNPETGEIDVSTTDPENVPGWYAENNYEVMYPGKSWEYVRMTPGAHNALGFVKIIFPNYYDVYLHDTNARALFGNDIRAYSHGCMRLQDPLGFSEWLLRRDNLYEKNNIPKILETGEYLPVFLERQIPVFVEYYTVRVDDNGRANFLADVYNYDDDPHLPPPPKKAVAAP from the coding sequence ATGAGCTTTAAAAAGAACACCTTTCGCACACTCCTTTGGGCAGCCGGCTTTTCTCTGGCACTAGCAGCGTGCGAGAAGCCTGCCCCACCGGTAGGGCCTGAGGTCGCCCAGACCTTTGTCACCGAGTGGGCACCAAGTCTTGAACAGACGTTGAGTGATCGCACTGAAGGGGCCTCGATCCAGGCTGATCTGAAGGCGGTGATCGAGGCTGCAGCGGAGCGCGAGAAGGCCAAAACCACGCGTGATAAACCGCCATACGATCAGTTCGTCAAAGAGATTTACGAAGAGCTCGAGTACAAGCCTCGGCTTGTTGTTCACGGCGAACTTACGCCGCGCGGCGAAGCGATTTGGGGTGCGATTCAGGAGATCGAGGACCACGTGCTCGACCCTCGAAACTACCCGCTCGCCGAGATCTCAGCTGCGATGGAGGAGCTCAAGAAGCACACGGGCGGCGAACACGAAAGCCTTGCGCCAACGCAAGAAGAGCTAGCCCCGTTGGTGCAGTGGGTGGCCGAACAGCCCACAGATGAGTTCGTGGTAGGCCCTGAGAGCCATGAGAAGCTCACACAGGAGCTCCTGGACTCGCCGCAGGGTGAGCGCCTTAAGAAGGCGATGAAAGAGCACGAAGAGCTCGGTAAGAAGATCGCCAAGTCGAGCTCGAAGGTCGAGTATCTCCTCGCGAGCGCCCTGGCTAGATACTCGCATGAGATGAAGCATTTCCAGGCGAGGAAGATCTTCATCCACCCGCGCGAAGACGATTACTACAACGACCCTGAGATCAAGAAGAGCCGCCCGGACAAAGACAAAGCGCCGTATCTTGCGGGCCAGATCTGGAGGCGTGCAGCAGCCGTGGCTGAAGCGGCGCACGAGCCCGTGGCGTATACCCATCGCGAGATTCGAAACACGCTGAACGTGGTCATCACTTCGGATGACGACCCAGCCGCGCACGTCAAAAGCCTCGAGCCACAGCAGCCGCAGTACCGCCCTCTCTTGAAGGAGTACAAACGCTATCGCGGCATTGTGAAGGCCGGCGGTTGGCCTGAAGTTAAGGCCGTAAAGAACCTCAAACCCGGTTCTAAATCCGACACCGCTAAGGCCCTCAAAGAGCGGCTCAAGATCGAAGGGTATTTCCCGGAGAACAAGGCGATTAACGACGTCTATGACGCGGATCTCGAAGAGGCGATCAAGGCCTATCAAGAGACACACCAGATGCCGGTCACGGGTAAGCCCCACACGATGTTCTGGAAGAGCTTGAACGTGCCCGCTGAGCGCCGTCTCGAGCAAATCCGGCTCAATGTTCAGCGCTGGAGAGACACAAATATTCGGCACGAAGAGGACGAGGTCTACGTCTTCATCAACGTCGCAGATTTCCACGCGGAGATCTGGGAGAACCAGGAGCTCGCGAGGCGCCACCGAGTGGTTGTCGGAAATAACGACCGCGTGTGCGATCCCGAGACCAAAGAGTGCCAAAACGCCAACCGTACCCCGGTGCCGCTCGCCGCGTATATCGACCGCGCCATCTACAATCCGTATTGGAACGTGACGCCTAGAATCCGGAAGGAAGAGATCCTTCCTAAGGTCAAAAAGTACGTTCAGGCGAAGTACGATAAGATCAAGGAAAAGGCCGCTCAGCAAGCCATGGCGCCGAGGATTTCTCCTCTGGCACCGACCGAGCAAACTCTGACCAACTCCTTGGGTACGGGCCAGGCACAGCCAGCTAACGACACGCTGGTGGGCCGACCGCCCGTGCAAGCCCAGCCTGCTCAACAACCCTCTCAACAGCCGACGCAAGGTTTTGGCCCGCTTTCGCCTGACGCAGCGGCGCCCAGCTCAGACCCGCTCGCGGGGCTTCCGTACTACAACCCTGAAACGGGTGAAATCGATGTCAGCACTACCGATCCCGAGAATGTCCCGGGCTGGTACGCCGAGAATAATTACGAGGTGATGTACCCCGGAAAGTCTTGGGAGTACGTGCGCATGACCCCTGGCGCCCACAATGCGCTTGGTTTCGTGAAGATCATCTTCCCGAACTACTATGACGTCTACCTTCACGACACGAACGCGCGCGCGCTATTCGGAAACGATATTCGCGCCTATTCACACGGTTGTATGCGACTCCAAGATCCTCTCGGTTTCTCCGAATGGCTCCTGAGACGCGATAATCTCTACGAGAAAAACAATATCCCCAAAATCCTCGAAACCGGTGAGTACCTGCCCGTCTTCTTGGAGCGGCAAATCCCGGTCTTTGTGGAGTACTACACGGTGCGTGTAGACGATAACGGGCGCGCGAATTTCCTTGCCGACGTCTACAATTACGACGACGATCCACACCTGCCTCCTCCACCTAAGAAGGCCGTGGCTGCACCATGA
- the ahcY gene encoding adenosylhomocysteinase, giving the protein MSPETVAFGRKEIELAEHEMPGLMALREEYKGKFPLKGARITGSLHMTIQTAVLIETLVELGAEVRWASCNIFSTQDHAAAAVAVGPNGTADKPAGVPVFAWKGETLEEYWWCTFQALHWPDGQGPNLILDDGGDATLLIHKGLEFNKSGVVPSPSSTEVHEMQVILEVLTDLQAIDKEYWIKYAPGIRGVSEETTTGVHRLLQMAERGELLFPAINVNDSVTKSKFDNLYGCRHSLIDAIFRATDVLISGKRALVCGYGDVGKGSVDSLRGQHARVAISEIDPICALQASMMGIDVITVEDAIEAGFDIYCTATGNFNIITADHMSRMKHNAIVCNIGHFDNEIDMAGMEKLKKEGKVEKIEIKPQVHEWRFADGHSVIILAEGRLVNLGCATGHPSLVMSASFTNQVLAQIELHERAENYGKSVVTLPKNLDEKVARLHLGKFGAKLTELTTEQAEYIDVDKAGPFKPDTYRY; this is encoded by the coding sequence ATGTCCCCAGAGACTGTGGCTTTCGGCCGAAAAGAGATCGAGCTCGCCGAGCACGAGATGCCAGGTTTGATGGCACTTCGCGAAGAGTACAAGGGTAAGTTCCCACTCAAAGGTGCTCGAATCACCGGTTCGTTGCATATGACCATCCAGACTGCGGTTCTGATCGAGACCCTCGTCGAGCTCGGCGCGGAAGTTCGTTGGGCATCCTGCAATATCTTCTCGACCCAGGACCACGCCGCTGCAGCTGTAGCTGTTGGCCCGAACGGCACTGCTGACAAGCCAGCTGGTGTCCCTGTCTTCGCCTGGAAAGGCGAGACCCTTGAGGAGTACTGGTGGTGTACGTTCCAGGCGCTTCACTGGCCTGACGGACAAGGTCCAAACCTGATCCTCGACGACGGCGGTGACGCGACTTTGCTCATCCACAAAGGCCTTGAGTTCAACAAGTCCGGCGTAGTGCCAAGCCCAAGTTCAACCGAAGTTCACGAGATGCAGGTCATCCTCGAGGTTCTCACCGACCTTCAGGCGATCGACAAAGAATACTGGATCAAGTACGCACCGGGCATCCGCGGCGTCTCCGAAGAGACCACCACAGGTGTTCATCGCCTCCTCCAAATGGCAGAGCGCGGCGAACTCCTCTTCCCTGCGATCAATGTCAACGACTCGGTCACGAAGTCGAAGTTCGACAACCTTTACGGCTGCCGTCACTCGTTGATCGACGCGATTTTCCGCGCCACCGACGTGCTTATCTCCGGAAAGCGCGCCCTCGTTTGCGGTTATGGCGATGTGGGTAAAGGCTCGGTAGATTCGTTGCGCGGCCAACACGCACGCGTTGCGATCTCGGAAATCGACCCAATCTGTGCCCTTCAGGCATCCATGATGGGCATCGACGTCATCACGGTCGAAGACGCTATCGAGGCTGGCTTCGATATCTACTGCACCGCGACCGGTAACTTCAACATCATCACGGCTGACCACATGAGCCGCATGAAGCACAACGCTATCGTGTGCAACATCGGTCACTTCGATAACGAAATCGACATGGCCGGCATGGAGAAGTTGAAGAAAGAAGGCAAGGTCGAGAAGATCGAGATCAAGCCACAGGTCCACGAATGGCGTTTCGCGGATGGCCACTCGGTCATCATCCTCGCCGAAGGTCGTCTTGTGAACCTCGGTTGCGCAACCGGCCACCCAAGCCTCGTGATGTCAGCTTCGTTCACCAACCAGGTGCTCGCGCAGATCGAATTGCACGAGCGCGCTGAGAACTACGGCAAGTCGGTCGTTACCCTGCCGAAGAACCTTGACGAGAAGGTTGCACGTCTGCACCTCGGCAAGTTCGGCGCGAAACTCACCGAGCTCACCACCGAGCAAGCTGAGTACATCGATGTGGACAAGGCTGGACCGTTCAAGCCTGACACCTACCGATACTGA
- a CDS encoding glycerophosphodiester phosphodiesterase: MRFLAHRGANRLALENTLAAFEFAVQTVHDGVELDVQLSLDGIPVVFHDDNLERLYGIGARVQEMKAEDLARIVPINPERFDADPERMGVPTLREVLELLPGDDFLINVEIKAPKIARDTPTAATAQVLAEVPRNYIVSSFNPVELARFSRIKPGIPLGFLFAPEGPLALHTGWPAPALKLAGIKAIHPHWSLISPDMIERAHARGWSVNTWTLNDLDRAHWLAKDGLDAIITDDHTLMAEFRRTDA, encoded by the coding sequence ATGAGATTCCTCGCGCATCGTGGTGCCAATAGACTCGCTTTAGAGAATACGCTCGCGGCTTTTGAGTTTGCGGTGCAGACCGTCCATGACGGCGTTGAGCTCGACGTGCAACTCTCGCTCGATGGGATTCCGGTCGTCTTTCATGATGACAACCTTGAGCGGCTCTACGGCATAGGGGCTCGCGTTCAGGAGATGAAAGCGGAGGATTTAGCGCGTATCGTGCCGATCAACCCCGAGCGTTTTGATGCCGACCCTGAACGGATGGGAGTGCCGACTCTACGCGAAGTTCTAGAACTACTGCCCGGCGACGACTTTCTGATCAACGTGGAAATCAAGGCACCCAAAATCGCGCGAGACACCCCCACCGCGGCCACGGCACAGGTCTTGGCGGAGGTTCCCAGGAACTACATCGTCTCGAGCTTCAATCCGGTGGAGCTCGCCAGATTCTCCCGAATCAAACCTGGAATCCCACTCGGGTTCCTCTTTGCGCCTGAAGGCCCGCTTGCATTGCATACCGGATGGCCCGCACCAGCACTCAAGCTCGCCGGCATCAAAGCCATCCATCCGCACTGGTCCCTCATCTCGCCAGATATGATTGAGCGCGCACACGCGCGCGGCTGGTCCGTCAATACGTGGACCCTCAACGACCTCGACCGAGCCCACTGGCTCGCAAAAGATGGCCTTGACGCGATCATCACCGACGATCATACACTCATGGCCGAATTTCGGCGCACTGACGCCTAG
- the glmU gene encoding bifunctional UDP-N-acetylglucosamine diphosphorylase/glucosamine-1-phosphate N-acetyltransferase GlmU → MIDFQTIVLAAGKGTRMKSNRVKLLHEVAGKPIIWHVMQASLKAGATRVVVVVGHQREEVEAYLAAEFAGRYEIAVQEEQKGTGHAVYSAAEFLKDGPARTLIVSGDVPNMDAETLHSFYLAAQEFPFGVMTAMLEDASTYGRIVRNHANQVTGIVEFKDADPAQRAIREINTGFYVVRTSFLLEELTKLCSSPPDNAQGEYYLTDLVEAAAQLEPPLGWRVPEVSRIHGVNTRCDLALVEKYAQEHLREHWMLNGVTMLDPAAVYLDVDVQLAEDVVLHPGVQLRAGSAVGPGSVIETGCVLHAAQLGKEVHLKPHSVLNESSVGDGAVVGPFAHLRPGSEIGAECKIGNFVETKKVQMGKGAKASHLSYLGDAIIGAGANVGAGTITCNYDGKNKHVTKIGSGAFIGSNSSLVAPVTIGDDAYVGAGSVITKDIESGSLGVARGRQQNIDGWARRRRTSGS, encoded by the coding sequence ATGATTGATTTCCAGACTATTGTGCTCGCCGCGGGCAAGGGCACCCGAATGAAGTCCAACCGCGTCAAACTCCTCCACGAAGTGGCTGGCAAACCCATCATCTGGCACGTCATGCAGGCTTCGTTGAAGGCCGGCGCGACACGAGTCGTGGTGGTGGTTGGACACCAACGTGAAGAAGTTGAGGCCTACCTGGCTGCCGAGTTCGCGGGGCGTTATGAAATTGCGGTTCAAGAGGAGCAAAAGGGTACCGGCCATGCGGTCTACTCCGCTGCCGAGTTCCTCAAGGATGGTCCTGCACGCACGCTCATCGTCTCGGGCGACGTTCCGAATATGGACGCCGAAACCTTGCACTCGTTCTATCTCGCGGCGCAGGAGTTCCCATTCGGCGTGATGACCGCCATGTTGGAAGACGCGAGCACCTATGGGCGAATCGTCAGGAATCATGCGAACCAGGTTACGGGTATCGTGGAATTCAAAGATGCCGACCCGGCTCAGCGCGCGATCCGTGAGATCAACACCGGCTTCTACGTGGTGCGCACCTCGTTTTTGCTCGAAGAGCTCACCAAACTTTGCTCGTCGCCCCCAGACAATGCTCAAGGCGAATATTACCTCACAGACCTCGTCGAGGCCGCGGCCCAGCTCGAGCCACCGCTGGGCTGGCGAGTCCCAGAAGTCTCGCGCATTCATGGCGTGAACACGCGTTGCGACCTTGCGCTTGTCGAGAAGTACGCCCAAGAACACCTGCGCGAACACTGGATGCTCAATGGCGTCACGATGCTCGACCCGGCGGCCGTCTATTTAGACGTGGACGTGCAGCTTGCCGAGGACGTGGTCCTTCATCCAGGCGTGCAGCTGCGCGCGGGGTCGGCCGTGGGCCCGGGTTCGGTCATCGAGACCGGCTGTGTGCTCCATGCCGCTCAGCTCGGCAAAGAGGTGCATCTTAAGCCGCACAGCGTTCTCAATGAATCCAGCGTGGGTGATGGCGCGGTGGTGGGGCCGTTCGCGCACCTTCGCCCGGGCTCGGAAATCGGCGCTGAGTGCAAGATCGGCAATTTTGTGGAGACCAAGAAAGTCCAGATGGGCAAGGGCGCAAAGGCTAGCCATCTCTCCTATCTCGGCGACGCAATCATCGGTGCCGGTGCAAACGTCGGCGCGGGGACCATCACCTGCAACTATGACGGCAAAAACAAGCACGTCACCAAGATTGGCAGTGGTGCGTTCATCGGTTCGAACTCATCGCTGGTGGCGCCGGTCACCATCGGAGACGACGCCTACGTGGGCGCTGGCAGCGTCATCACCAAGGACATCGAATCCGGCTCGCTGGGCGTGGCGCGCGGCCGCCAGCAAAATATCGACGGTTGGGCGCGCCGCCGCCGAACAAGCGGCTCGTAG
- a CDS encoding TIM-barrel domain-containing protein has translation MKFLILAAIGLSLACNDRTSDPQTPPNSVDTPDMTEADATPDMDETGCAAAGEVRVGAWNLTLDADGVLKIAGPDVELLSRSLCSAETPGVRMMRGGASVREAFGAFQIDLEPEGNEAQWFAGKNGVRMEESEDGAEITVPVENSEVRIQLTPDAEDGLRVQLVADEADAYVGGELSLECDGAAYFGLGSQVTGMDLGGRTYPLWTQEQGNGKPESGSPFPLKNIPEAAYAPMGIWHASTGWTGLVTHDGYSEIDLCQTDAVRLRSYQAFPGMVILSGTPRERLTKATEFTGRNQGVPDWVFGFWVNAVGGPARVEEVAQTVRDRGILASAIWTEDWIGGTSTDFGYRLSYAWEWDQEMYPNLPEQVDTLHERGFAFLAYFNPFVPQTTRMYQEGVDGGYLIKDDAGEVIVFSDPAFRQASLVDLTNPEALEWSQGYQRRAIQEIGADGWMVDFAEWLPTNTRLDNGLSGWDFHNLYPVAWQTANREMLEAELGETEAQWTYFARSGWASANGGTPGVAPTLWAGDQDTSWDYEDGFPTIFPIGAHLGMSGVAVYGSDIAGYSALSSPPTTKELFFRWMAAGAFHPLMRTHHGGAECENWSFDRDEETLLHTARYSRIHGRLLPYFSQLMEDAREFGWPIVRHPYLVEGDSPALWETEEYQYFLGDNILVAPVMTEAAVGRDVVLPGLWWPLFGESPVAAAEVRADAAVGEIPVFVRPGVALELMPEVDSFYPAVDAEVRDLSSVNSRIVALYPDENGSAASDSDLEITVQGLENWDPASLPECSSELPCVEGSVVRVVAETGESQVAGISLSVVAIPEGVTVLELGLAGDAWGALRTPSAYSPNPDAPTWCE, from the coding sequence ATGAAGTTTCTCATTCTCGCCGCAATTGGACTTAGCCTGGCCTGTAATGACAGGACCTCTGACCCTCAGACGCCTCCGAATTCCGTGGACACGCCTGATATGACGGAAGCAGACGCGACTCCAGACATGGACGAGACGGGGTGCGCGGCGGCAGGGGAAGTACGCGTAGGCGCATGGAATCTGACTCTGGACGCGGACGGTGTGCTCAAGATCGCGGGGCCTGATGTGGAGCTACTGAGCCGTTCGTTGTGTTCTGCCGAGACCCCTGGCGTGCGCATGATGCGCGGTGGTGCGAGTGTTCGTGAGGCATTCGGCGCCTTCCAGATCGACCTTGAGCCCGAGGGCAACGAGGCGCAATGGTTCGCGGGGAAGAACGGTGTGCGCATGGAGGAGAGCGAGGACGGTGCTGAAATCACGGTGCCGGTCGAGAACTCCGAGGTGCGAATCCAGCTCACGCCGGACGCCGAAGATGGGCTCCGAGTGCAGCTCGTGGCCGACGAAGCCGATGCCTACGTGGGCGGCGAGCTCAGCCTGGAATGCGATGGTGCGGCGTATTTCGGACTTGGATCTCAGGTCACGGGCATGGACCTCGGCGGGCGAACCTACCCCCTTTGGACTCAGGAGCAGGGCAACGGCAAACCGGAGAGTGGGTCGCCATTCCCGCTCAAGAATATCCCCGAGGCGGCCTACGCGCCGATGGGCATCTGGCACGCGTCCACAGGTTGGACCGGGCTTGTGACGCACGACGGCTATTCCGAGATTGACCTCTGCCAGACCGACGCTGTGCGGCTTCGGTCGTATCAGGCGTTTCCGGGCATGGTGATTCTGAGCGGGACGCCACGCGAGCGTTTGACGAAGGCCACCGAGTTTACGGGCCGAAATCAGGGCGTGCCCGATTGGGTCTTTGGGTTCTGGGTGAATGCAGTTGGCGGGCCGGCGCGCGTGGAAGAGGTGGCTCAGACCGTGCGCGACCGTGGGATTTTGGCTTCGGCGATCTGGACCGAAGATTGGATCGGCGGCACGAGCACTGATTTTGGGTATCGGCTCTCGTATGCGTGGGAATGGGATCAGGAGATGTACCCGAACCTCCCGGAACAGGTGGACACGCTTCATGAGCGCGGGTTTGCCTTCCTCGCCTACTTCAATCCTTTTGTGCCGCAGACCACGCGGATGTACCAAGAAGGGGTCGACGGCGGGTACCTGATCAAGGATGACGCGGGCGAAGTCATCGTGTTTAGCGACCCCGCGTTTCGTCAGGCGAGCCTTGTGGATTTGACGAACCCCGAGGCCTTGGAATGGAGCCAGGGCTACCAACGGCGCGCTATTCAGGAGATTGGGGCGGACGGTTGGATGGTGGACTTTGCCGAGTGGCTCCCCACAAATACGCGTCTCGATAATGGTCTTTCAGGTTGGGATTTCCACAACCTCTACCCGGTGGCATGGCAGACAGCGAACCGCGAGATGCTGGAGGCTGAGCTTGGCGAGACCGAGGCGCAATGGACGTATTTTGCGCGCTCGGGTTGGGCCTCGGCCAATGGTGGAACGCCTGGCGTGGCGCCTACCCTCTGGGCGGGCGACCAGGATACGTCGTGGGATTATGAAGACGGCTTCCCCACGATCTTTCCGATCGGCGCCCACCTCGGGATGTCCGGTGTGGCGGTCTACGGCAGTGATATTGCGGGCTACAGCGCGCTGAGTTCTCCGCCGACGACGAAGGAGCTCTTCTTTAGGTGGATGGCGGCCGGCGCGTTTCATCCGTTGATGCGCACGCATCACGGCGGCGCAGAATGCGAGAACTGGAGTTTTGACCGCGACGAGGAGACTTTGCTGCACACGGCCAGGTACTCCAGAATTCACGGACGCCTCTTGCCCTATTTCAGCCAACTCATGGAAGACGCCCGCGAGTTTGGCTGGCCAATCGTGCGCCACCCCTATCTGGTTGAGGGCGATTCACCGGCACTCTGGGAGACCGAAGAGTATCAGTATTTCCTCGGAGACAACATCCTTGTGGCGCCGGTCATGACTGAGGCGGCCGTTGGCCGAGACGTGGTTCTTCCGGGCTTGTGGTGGCCACTTTTTGGAGAAAGTCCGGTTGCTGCGGCCGAGGTTCGAGCTGACGCGGCCGTGGGTGAAATCCCAGTGTTCGTGAGGCCAGGCGTGGCTCTGGAGCTGATGCCCGAGGTGGATTCTTTCTATCCGGCGGTCGATGCTGAGGTGCGAGACTTGAGTTCTGTGAACAGCCGAATCGTGGCCCTCTATCCCGATGAGAACGGGTCTGCGGCCTCAGATTCGGACTTGGAAATCACGGTTCAAGGGCTTGAGAATTGGGACCCAGCGAGCCTTCCGGAGTGCAGCAGCGAGTTGCCGTGTGTGGAAGGAAGCGTGGTCCGAGTTGTTGCCGAGACCGGCGAATCGCAGGTAGCTGGCATCAGCTTGTCCGTGGTGGCCATCCCTGAGGGCGTGACCGTCCTTGAGCTGGGGCTCGCCGGTGACGCGTGGGGAGCCTTGCGCACACCTTCAGCGTATTCGCCAAACCCCGATGCACCGACGTGGTGTGAATAG